tgtttaaaatatgtatgtataaccttttatttttgcttgcaATAAAGTAAAATTGATTATAGAGTcaacaattcaaaaatttctgTTTACCCTAGGTCTACAAAGGCCATTCAAGctgcttaaaaattaataactacatatttaaataatgaattaaaaaaatgttcactgtatgaatgaatgaattgtGTGCATGCACACATGTAATGCTTATAAAAGGTTTTATAAATTAACCTACACGGAATTCATGATAAagaatattacatatgtacatactttataaatatatacaatgcaTTATTATTGAATTAATAGTCAttgaatttgcataaaaatagaaaaaaatggcaATGTGGTTgagaagcaaataaattaaattaataaaaaccatAAATAAGTCAGTTAGAATGTCAATTGAATTGCAAAATGCATTAcaaaagtatatttgtatggAAACCCCATTTTTTGCCGTTATTTCTTCTGGAAACATATGTGCAAATagtatttttatcttttatttcgaaattatttgcaaattatatccatgcaaacatacatacatatattccatataattttattgcgtTATTGAATTTCGAAATGTTATTACAGAAGTTAAGACAGCTGAATAAACTGAAGTTTGCTTAAATACGTCATTCCATATcaaaatgcatttaattttttttatagcaaatatcgGCTTATAAATTGTTCGTCAGAAGAGTGGAATCTTAAAGATGGTATGAATCTTTTAGGTGCATAAATTcataggtatacatacatatacaagtaataaaccaattttataaattagtgaagaaaagtaaatttttttaatatttatatacgtaATTCTTCTTATTTAACTAATTGTATTAAATGGTAGTCATTATTTctttgtattataaaaatagcaaatacatacataagtactaaAACCGCAAAATTCGAATTAAAAATGCTCCTTCCAAGAGAAGATAAAAATTCTACACTTTTCTcaatattattaacaaatacacatatagAAGTATATACCTGTtctagtatataaaaatataataaatgaagaaaaaatcaaaacaaagcaGTACTTGGCAGCATTAGTCATACCAAAACAGTTGAGAGACGACATTTTTTTCTGTAGATAGTTagtattcaataataataactttttgcTTCTTCTCGTCATCTATAAAGTTGGGAAAGTTTGTTTGCATATGTTGAGTTTATGCTTACCACATTATTAGCAGCTGGTGTATTATCCTCCCAGTTGAACATGTAATCTCCCGTACTCGCGACTTGACCATCATCGTAAAGCACAGCACTGAAATTTACAGTGCCACCAATTACTGACGATCCTGTGctttttatttcaacataatCAGCTTTTATAgaagaaaaaagtaattataacacttgtttttatatgtaatattgCAATGTAATATTTAGTGGGCGGAAATCGATTCATATGcaataattgttgttgtgttaaacAAATTCCTAGTGCATTTAATGGGAGATCATATTGTAATGTAATGTTGTCTCTAATGACAAAAAGAAATGGGCCACATAGGATGCTGGGAAACTCCAAGTTTATTACCTGTCACCAATGTGCTTAATACGAATGCCATTAGCAGTACAAGGTGAATGCACTGTTTCTGGCTCGGCATTTCCGTTCTCATTTTGAAACTTTctttattattgaataaaaatatactatataactttGCTATGTGAATaggatattattattatttattttcacatttattacGTATATTCCACTGTCTCTAACGCCAGCGCTAGTGACAATCACTTTTTTATTAATCACACAAGATTTCCTTATTTCACTTGTCACTCTCCTTTAGAGCAGTTCACATATGGTTTTGCTGATAATACAGCCACTCCACTGAAGTTTAAAGCAGCTTTTCACTTAATGAATTAAAGAAGTCGTTAATATGCATTTAATAGaggtaattttttccaaaaacgaTTTTCACTCCAACTGCGTATCAATTGTACATTTTTGATCGTTGAAAGAAAACAGAATGTAAAATATGCGTCAATGATACCAGACCATAGAGATGTGTGGAGTTACCACGCAAAAATGTAGAAATAGATTAAAGTTcaatttcatacaatttttataacaatttaattgatttcactttgttgtaacttttttaaattatatcttgggtttcaatatttttcaattaaatatttgtattttaatcagtaaaattttgaaagttttacttTCATTATTAACGTGTCATGCTGTATTTGGCTTGTGACATATTCCAATTGGAATGTACGTTCTCTGTTGGATTTGCTGAGGTGtcaaataaatgtcaaataacTAAAAAGTTGGAAAGATTTTTGCGTTCGTGTGTTTTCTTATTGATGTATCGAAAATAAGTTGAAAGTATATAAGAATTGTTAAAAATGTCTAAAGATCCAAATCAAAAAGAAGCTATTATAAAAGCTGCATATGcggatataaataaatttgggcAAAATGGCGAATACGATAAAGCAGTCAAGGCagtaaatagaagtaagaatttgttgttggtttgtgCAACTACACTCATTGCCTGAAACTAacccaaaattttttcattgcagTTTTGGGTGTTGCACCAGACGATCAAACAGCTTTGCATTGCAAAGTCGTTTGCCTTATTCAATTATCCAAATTCGAAGAGGCATATAAATTCATAGAAAAGAATAAATTGTCCTCCAGTTTAGTATTGGAAAAAGCTTACAGTGAGTATCGATTGAACAAACCCGAGCAAGCATTAAAAACAATCGACAATGCTGGTATTAATCCATTGCCTGATAGTCTAAAAGAGCTGCGCACACAAGTACTTTATCGTCTGGAACGTTATGAGGAGTGCTTTGATGCATATAAGGAAATCATCAAGAACACTAATGATGAATACGAAAATGAACGTCGTACTAATCTAAGTGCTGTAGCTGCTAACTTGGCTATAGATAAGGTAAGATATAAACTCTTATTTCTAATCTTCTATTTAACTTtaagaatttatataaaatttagaacaaGGAAATACCAGAGCTACCCGAAGAGACATACGAGCAGTACTACAATGCTGCTTGTATTGCGTCTAATCGTCAAAAGTACGCTGAAGCTGAGAAAAAATTGCGAGCCAGTGAGAAGCTTTGTCGTGAAACCTTAGAGGAGGATGGTGTTACTGAAGAAGAGATGCGTGAAGAACTGGAACCAATACGTGTGCAATTAGGATATTGCCTGCAAATGCAAGGCAAGTTGAAAGAAGCGGCAATTATATACGCTGAATGTTTACGCAATAAACCGAAAGACCCCGTTTTGGTAGCTGTAGCCAGCAATAATTCGGTAGTCATTAATAAAGATCAGAATGTATTTGAttctaaaaagaaaatacgTTCGGCCATGTCTGACGCATGCGAATCGAAATTGACTAGCCGTCAAAAGAAAGCTATTGCATTGAATAATTGTCTGCTTGCATTCCTTACTAACTCAAGTGATCAAGTGCAACAGTTGTGTCAAAAGTTGGTGCAAAGCTATCCCGATTTAGAATTTCAAACGTTACTTATACAATGTTCTCAACTCACTAAGGATAAACGACAAAAGGAGGCCTTAGAGTTGcttaataaatatgcaaaagcGCATAAAGAAAATGCTTTCGCGTCCAAGTTCGCTGTGGTTCAGTTATTACTTTCACAAGGTAGTCGCAAGGAGGCAATTGATGTTTTGCTTTCTCTGGGCGAGCAAATGTACAAGCCAGGTATCATATCTGCACTAGTAACACTCTATTTGGGTACAGACAATAAACCCGCCGCATCCGAATTGCTTAAATCTGCTGTTGAATGGTATAAAATGAACAATGTAAGTGtgttttaaacttaaaaatagtgTCTGATGATTTAAGTAcgtaattaataattatttatttacaggtTAGTAGTGGGGATTTGAGTGATATGTGGCGACAAGCCGCAGAGTTTCATTTACGTGGGGGTGCTTCTGAGACTGCTGCTAGT
The sequence above is drawn from the Bactrocera tryoni isolate S06 chromosome 1, CSIRO_BtryS06_freeze2, whole genome shotgun sequence genome and encodes:
- the LOC120776027 gene encoding signal recognition particle subunit SRP72; the protein is MSKDPNQKEAIIKAAYADINKFGQNGEYDKAVKAVNRILGVAPDDQTALHCKVVCLIQLSKFEEAYKFIEKNKLSSSLVLEKAYSEYRLNKPEQALKTIDNAGINPLPDSLKELRTQVLYRLERYEECFDAYKEIIKNTNDEYENERRTNLSAVAANLAIDKNKEIPELPEETYEQYYNAACIASNRQKYAEAEKKLRASEKLCRETLEEDGVTEEEMREELEPIRVQLGYCLQMQGKLKEAAIIYAECLRNKPKDPVLVAVASNNSVVINKDQNVFDSKKKIRSAMSDACESKLTSRQKKAIALNNCLLAFLTNSSDQVQQLCQKLVQSYPDLEFQTLLIQCSQLTKDKRQKEALELLNKYAKAHKENAFASKFAVVQLLLSQGSRKEAIDVLLSLGEQMYKPGIISALVTLYLGTDNKPAASELLKSAVEWYKMNNVSSGDLSDMWRQAAEFHLRGGASETAASSLEELLKLNANDMKVLAQLVIAYAQFNPKRALELSKRLPKLETLTTASEIDALESANWVMSTKAVKKSANAKIEPSPSTPVVEKKKNRNRKRKGKLPKNYNAEVAPDPERWLPKYERTGFRKKRDRRAKDIIKGSQGMASGAAEQYDMSNRANLGKNSPATPVYQEPTPGPRQQHRKGGHKKKKGGRF